In one Paenibacillus sp. JQZ6Y-1 genomic region, the following are encoded:
- a CDS encoding alpha/beta hydrolase, translated as MKMVAPESFTYIGDQRAVLLLHGYTGSTMHVRRLGRYLHEKGYTCHAPLFAGHGGAPEQLLHTRPAAWWQSVVDGYDLLTSQGYEEIAVAGVSLGGVFTLRTGTLFPVKAVVSMSAPVQEKDTADILKRVLDYARWYESLQTKDESVIAARLEQLAAEPLTHLEQLRQLISSTAARLARISVPALIMQGEQDDELYQQSAKEIYEKIGSAHKELKWYPRSGHILPMDVEQEQVFADIADFLDRLDWQV; from the coding sequence ATGAAGATGGTTGCACCTGAGTCATTTACGTATATTGGCGATCAGCGAGCGGTGCTGCTGCTGCATGGATATACCGGCAGCACGATGCACGTACGCCGACTCGGTCGTTATTTGCATGAAAAAGGATATACCTGCCATGCGCCCTTATTTGCTGGGCATGGCGGCGCACCGGAGCAGTTGCTGCACACACGCCCTGCCGCGTGGTGGCAAAGTGTTGTGGACGGCTACGATCTGCTCACCAGTCAGGGTTATGAGGAAATTGCAGTCGCTGGCGTATCGTTGGGCGGTGTGTTCACTTTGCGCACTGGCACCTTATTTCCGGTGAAAGCTGTGGTGTCCATGAGTGCACCAGTACAGGAGAAGGACACAGCAGATATTTTAAAAAGAGTACTGGATTATGCGCGCTGGTATGAATCGCTGCAAACGAAGGATGAGAGCGTTATTGCTGCGCGTCTGGAGCAGCTGGCAGCCGAGCCGCTAACGCATTTGGAGCAGCTGCGTCAATTGATCAGCTCGACAGCGGCACGACTGGCACGGATTAGCGTACCAGCGTTGATTATGCAGGGAGAGCAGGATGACGAGCTGTACCAGCAGAGTGCGAAGGAGATTTACGAGAAGATCGGTTCGGCGCACAAGGAGCTAAAATGGTATCCGCGCTCTGGGCATATTTTGCCGATGGATGTGGAGCAGGAGCAGGTGTTTGCAGATATTGCCGACTTTTTGGATAGATTGGATTGGCAAGTATAG
- a CDS encoding DedA family protein translates to MEYAVEYIGRYGYIAISALLALGIVGLPVPDEMLMILVGYLASTKVLHFPLVLIFSFIGSVGGMTISYWVGRKLGLAILLRYGKWIGLTPKRYDRVRHWFQRYGRWTVLFSYFIPGVRHAAGYISGISAMPFRQYVLICMAGAVIWTVVFVSIGYFAGAHFLHHPPRI, encoded by the coding sequence TTGGAATATGCTGTTGAATATATTGGTCGTTACGGGTATATCGCCATCTCTGCCCTGCTTGCGCTCGGCATTGTGGGACTGCCTGTACCGGACGAGATGCTGATGATTCTAGTCGGCTACCTCGCGTCTACCAAAGTACTTCATTTTCCACTTGTTTTAATTTTCAGCTTTATCGGTTCGGTAGGCGGCATGACGATCAGCTATTGGGTCGGACGTAAGCTCGGTTTGGCAATCCTGCTCCGATATGGCAAATGGATCGGACTCACGCCCAAGCGTTATGATCGGGTGAGGCACTGGTTTCAGCGATACGGTCGCTGGACGGTGCTATTCTCGTATTTTATCCCCGGTGTGCGTCATGCTGCCGGTTATATTTCCGGTATTAGCGCTATGCCGTTTCGCCAATATGTATTGATCTGTATGGCAGGTGCTGTAATCTGGACGGTTGTCTTCGTCTCGATTGGCTATTTTGCCGGTGCCCATTTTTTGCATCATCCTCCACGCATATAA